ATAAAGATGATTTTTATTTGGCGGTTGAACCGACTAATTCACACTTCAATGAGCATATTCGTCAGTGTGCAAATTCATTACATATCCCTCTTGTGGCAATGAATCCTATTTTCTTTTTAGATAAAGAGGACCGAATTGCCTATCAATGTTTACTTGCAATAAAATTTGGAAAATCCCTTGAAAGCGATGAAGTTCTCACTGAGACATACGAAGATGGAGACTTTAAAACTGGAGATGAGATGAGGCGTTTGTTTCAATCGTTTCCTGAAGCAGTTGCAAATACGATTAACATTATGAATAAGTGTCAGGTTGATCTTGAACTTGGAGATCGTATGCTTCCAAAGTATGAAGTGCCTCAACAATTTACAGCTGAAAAGTATTTGAGGAAGTTATGTGAAAAGGGACTTGTAAAACGATTTGGAAAAATAGACGATGAAGCATCAAGGCGTTTAGATTATGAATTATCCATTATACAAGATATGGAGTTTAGTGATTATTTCTTAATTGTATGGGATTTTATGCGGTTTGCTCACCAAAAAGGAATTTTGACTGGCCCTGGTCGAGGTTCCGCAGCTGGTTCGTTAGTAGCTTATGTATTAGGAATTACAAATGTAGACCCTCTAAAATACGATTTATTGTTTGAGAGATTTTTAAACCCTGAGCGAATTAGCATGCCAGATATTGATATTGATTTTCCAGATAATCGTCGTGATGAAGTCATTCAATATGTTGAACAGAAATATGGACGGGAACATACGGCACAAATTATAACTTTTGGTACGCTTGCTGCTAGAGCTGCAGTACGGGATTGTGGTCGTGTATTAGGAATCAGAAATATTGATGTAGATCGTGTAGCTAAAAAGATTCCAATCAAGCCAGGGATGACTTTGAAGAAGGCTTATTCACAATCTGAACAATTAAGAAATCTAATTGATCGGGCTGAGGAATATAAACGCCTTTACCATATTGCTGAAAAGATTGAAGGGTTACCTCGTCATACATCAACTCATGCCGCTGGCATAATTATAAGTGACAAGAAGCTTACTGATATCGTACCCGTTCAAGGCGAACATGAAGATATGCTACTTACTCAATACCCTATGGATGACCTTGAATCAGCAGGTTTATTGAAGATGGACTTCTTAGGACTAAGAAATTTAAGTTTAATTGAATCTATTCGGCGTCTCATTCGTAAGAAAACAGGAAGGGATATATTAGTAAAAGATCTACCCTTTGATGATGCCAAAACATTTGCATTATTAGGTGATGGTGCAACAACTGGTATTTTTCAGTTGGAATCAGAAGGGATGCGTAGTGTATTAAAACGTCTTAAGCCGAACGATTTTGAAGACATAGTTGCTGTTAATGCACTGTATCGACCTGGACCGATGGAGCAGATTCCAGATTTTATTGAACGAAAACATGGTCTTAAAAGTGTGAACTACCCCCATCCGATTTTGAAGCCTATTTTAGAAAAGACATATGGTGTTATTGTATATCAAGAGCAAATTATGCAAATTGCTTCAAAAATGGCACAGTTTTCATTAGGAGAGGCAGACTTACTTAGGCGTGCAGTTAGTAAAAAGAAAGCCGATGTGTTACAGGCGCAAAGAGAGCATTTTGTACAAGGTTGTTTGCACAATGGATACGATGAACAGGTCGCAAATGAAATATATGATTTAATTGTTCAGTTTGCAAACTACGGTTTTAATAGAAGTCACGCTGTCGCTTATAGTATGATTTCTTACCAATTGGCTTATTTAAAGGCTAATTATTCATTATGTTTTATGGCAGGATTGCTTTCTAGTGTAACAGGTAATGAAGAGAAAACAGCTGCTTACATTGCAGAAGCAAAAGCAGATGGATTAATCGTATTACAACCCTCAATCAATCACAGCTTTGCATCTTTTACTGTTGAGGGTGATTCAATTCGCTGTAGTTTGCCGATTATAAAAAATATAGGAATGAAGGCAGTTCGAGAGATTTTACATCAACGCCAGAATGGACCTTTTAAAGACTTATTTGACTTTTGTAGTCGTGTATCATTGAAAGTTGTAAATCGAAAAGTGCTTGAGGCACTCATTTTATCAGGTAGTTTCGATGAATTTCTTCAAGAACGCTCAGTCTTACTTGCCAGTTTAGATGCAGCATTTGATTATATTGAGTTAGCAGGAGAAATGGATAGTGGATTATTTCTTGGTGAAGAGGTTGTGCCTAAGCCAAATTATAATGAAGCTGAACCATTTGAGTTGAAAGACAAACTCAGAATGGAGAAAGAAGTGCTAGGTTTTTATCTTTCTGCGCATCCTGTCGATGAATATGAGACATTGATGAAGAGTTTTCATACATCACGTATTTTTGATTTGAAGGATAAACAGGTAAAATCAGTTGTTAAGATGGTTGTATATTTATTAGAAACAAAAATTATTGAAACTAAAAAAGGTGAACAGATGGCGTTTGCAAAACTAAATGATGCAAGTGGTGAGATAGATAGTGTTATCTTTCCAGATGTTTATCAACAACATCGTTTATTTCTTAAGGATGATAATATTTATTTGGTTGAAGGGATTATTGAGCATCGTAATGGAAAGGTACAAATTAATACTAAAAAGATTGTACCTGTATCAAGGTTAGAAGGTATTTTGCATCAAAAATTGTATTTGAAAATTAACGAACAAAATGAAAATCCCAAATTGTTAAACCGTATGAAAAGAATATTACAAAAGCATTCTGGTCCAGTAGAAGTGTTTCTTTATTACGAGAAAGAAAAGAAAACGACTAAACTACCTACTGCTTATTCTATCTTTCCTTCAACTGACTGTATAAACATGTTGGAAAATTTACTTGGTGAAAAGAATCTTGCGCTAGTGAAGCGTTAGTCTTTACAGGGGGAAATCGTCTGCTATAATGAAGAAAGCTCAGTTTTCGTGGTCAGACCACTATGGTTAAAGCTTGTGTTATCATATATTTATTTTTTCATAAGCTTGTCTTATTTCAAAGCGATAATGGACTTAATAGCCAGTAGAATTAACAAAGAGAACTGTATTAGTAAGTTAGAAGAAAGTACTTTTAGAAAGAATTTTAATGTAAGTGTGTGTTCAAACAGGACTGTTAAGAACAAGGTGACATAACTTCCCACACCAAAGTGATAGTTACAAGGTATAAGAGGAGCAGAAGAGTCAGCCTATTTAAGTTCTAAACTGTTTTTCGACCTTGTTGAACATCCTTTGTAAGAGATTTTGGTCTAATATTTTTGCGCTTATACTAGAAGGAGAGTGAACAGAAGGTGTCTATTAGACGTGAAGAGGCATTGCATATGCATCGTGTGAATGGTGGAAAGCTTGAAGTAAAAGGGAAAGTAGAAGTGAAAAATGCAAAAGATTTAAGTTTGGCATATTCACCTGGAGTTGCTGAACCTTGTAAAGAAATCTATGATAATAAAGAGAAGGTCTATGAATATACAATGAAAGGCAATACTGTTGCTGTAGTATCAGACGGAACAGCGGTTTTAGGATTAGGGAATATTGGACCAGAGGCATCACTTCCAGTTATGGAAGGGAAGGCATTGCTTTTCAAAAGTTTTGCAGGCGTAGATGCATTTCCAATTTGTTTGAACACAAGTGATGTTGATGAAATAGTGGAAACTGTTAAACGATTAGAACCAACATTTGGTGGAGTAAATTTAGAAGATATTGCTGCACCGAATTGCTTCGAAATTGAAGAACGTTTGAAAAAAGAAACGAACATTCCAATCTTTCATGATGATCAACATGGGACGGCGATTGTCACATTAGCTGGACTTGTGAATGCACTTAAGTTAGTGAAGAAATCCGAATCTGATATTAAAGTTGTTATGAATGGTGCGGGTGCAGCTGGGATTGCTATTATGAAATTGTTACGTAGCTATGGTGTGCGTAATATCATTATGTGTGATTCAAGCGGTGCAATCTTTGAAGGGCGTCCATATGGTATGAATCCTGTAAAAGAGGATATAGCTAAACGTACAAACACTCAAAAAATAGAAGGAACACTAAAAGATGTAATTACTGAAGCGGATGTCTTTATTGGTGTATCTGTTGCTGGTGCATTAACAGAGGAAATGATAAAGACAATGAATAGTGATCCAATTATTTTTGCGATGGCTAATCCTGTGCCGGAAATCATGCCAGAAAAAGCAAAAGAAGCTGGTGCAAAAGTTATTGGAACAGGTCGCTCTGACTTCCCTAATCAAGTAAATAACGTATTGGCATTCCCAGGGATTTTCCGTGGTGCGTTAGATGCCCGTGCAACACACATTAACGAAGAGATGAAGATTGCTGCAGTTCAGGCTATTGCAGAGTTAATAGATGAGGATGAGCTTTCAGCTGATTATGTAATTCCAGCACCTTTCGACGAACGTGTAGCTCCTGCTGTTGCAGCGGCAGTAGCGAAGGTTGCAGTTGAAACAGGGGTTGCAAGACGAGAAGTTTCTCCAGAGAAAGTAGCAGAGAAAACACGTCAGCTGTCTGACATTACTAAACAAGAAAATGAATAGGAATAATGAGCAGGGGGAGTCTCCTGCTCTTTTCCGATACAATTTCAGGCTATCTTCATCACGTAATCATGCTACCTTAATTAGGAAAGTAGGGGTTTGAAGCAAAGTGACGATGAAGCAGAAAGTATATGTTGAGATTTTACAGCAGTTAAGAAATATTATTGAAGAAGATGGATTGCAACAAGACGACAAGTTACCTTCTGAGCGTGAGTTAGCAGAACGTTTGCAAGTTGCTCGTTCCTCTGTTCGTGAGGCATTACGATCACTAGAACTCGTAGGATTGATTGAAACAAGACGAGGAGAAGGAACATTTATCAAAGATGCAAGAAGTAATGAATTAATTCAAGTCATCTCGGCTTTTGTCTTACAGGAAAACCAAGCACAGGAAGATTTAAAAGAGACGATAGAAATATTAGAAACACAAATCATGCAGCTTGCTTTAGGGCGAATAAATCAAGAAAAAGCACTTCAACTACAACAGGTCTTCCACACTTTACAAGGGAACGTACAACAAAGCGGATTGGTACATATGAGACAACATGAACGCTTTTATCGATTATTAGTTGAGATAACAGACAATTATTTATTAATTCGCATATGGACGATGTTAAATAGCTATTATCAAACGGTATGTGGAACTGATTCACCATATCATTTTTCCCATTATGAAACTGCGTATCAACAGCTTATGAGTGTTAAAAAAGTAGAAACGTAGAGGTAGTAACTTTTATTTAATAGCAAGTTGATAAGAAAATGTATGTTTGTCGAACAGGACATGACAGCCTTCTACAAAAAAAACGCAGTGTACTGTTTACAATAAAGAATAGTGGCTGAAAGAATTGAGGAGGTTATACCTTTGTTAAAAGATCTTTTTTCGAAAAAGAAAAAATATGCTTCAGTTCCTTCTGAGGAGGCTAAACAAAGCGTTCCAGAGGGCATAATGACGAAATGTCCAGAGTGTAAAGCTATTATGTATACGAAAGAAATTAAAAAAAACTTAATGGTTTGTCCACAATGTGGTCACCACCATCAATTAAATGCTATTGATCGGATCGTATCACTTGTAGATGAAGGAACATTTGAGGAATTTGATAAAGATATGATTTCAAATAATCCATTGGGTTTTCCTGGATATGAAGATAAATTACATAAGGACATGGAAAAGTCTGACCTAAATGAAGCTGTAGTTACAGGTAAAGGGGATGTTGGTGGCTTTAGTGCGGTGTTTGCGGTAATGGATGCAAGGTTTCGCATGGGAAGCATGGGATCAGTCGTAGGTGAAAAGATAACACGTGCGATTGAACATGCAATTGAAGCTAAACTACCATTTATTATATTTACTGCTTCAGGTGGGGCAAGAATGCAAGAAGGTGCTCTTAGTTTAATGCAAATGGCAAAAACGAGTGCAGCATTGAAAAAGTTGAGTGATAACCAAGGACTTATCATATCAGTCATGACACATCCAACAACTGGAGGAGTTTCTGCAAGTTTTGCATCTTTAGGAGATTATAACTTTGCTGAACCTAAAGCATTAATTGGTTTTGCGGGACGTCGGATTATCGAGCAGACAATTCGAGAGAAGTTGCCTAACGATTTTCAAACTACTGAATTTCTGATGAAACATGGACAACTTGATCGTGTAATACCTCGTTCAGAGATGAAAGAAACGCTTACGAGTGTATTAGATATCCATCAAACAGGAGGGAATATGTAATGGCTGGTGTATTAGAATTCGAACGCCCTGTCGTTGAACTCCGTGAAAAAATAGCTGAATTGAAGAAGTTCACAGAAGAGAAAGACATTGATCTTTCTGATGAGATTAAGACTCTCGAAGAACGCCTTCATAAGCTTGAGAGCGAAGTGTATGGAAACCTCCAACCTTGGGACCGTGTGCAAATTGCAAGATATAGTGAACGCCCGACTACGCTTGAGTATATTGATTATATTTTTACGGACTTTTTAGAAATGCATGGAGACCGCTTCTTTGGTGATGATGAGGCAATTGTAGGTGGAAT
This Bacillus solimangrovi DNA region includes the following protein-coding sequences:
- the dnaE gene encoding DNA polymerase III subunit alpha, with amino-acid sequence MEVIHLNVHSGYSLLESAVHLEKLVHKAKEYNMPAVALTDKNVMYGSLTFYQLCKKHDVKPIIGLELSVKTEENNVYPLILLAKNKVGYQELVKLSSISQTTEAEYVKKADFHANSDNLVVIMPKNGECGHYINQNDLTKVGNVLEAYKKKYKDDFYLAVEPTNSHFNEHIRQCANSLHIPLVAMNPIFFLDKEDRIAYQCLLAIKFGKSLESDEVLTETYEDGDFKTGDEMRRLFQSFPEAVANTINIMNKCQVDLELGDRMLPKYEVPQQFTAEKYLRKLCEKGLVKRFGKIDDEASRRLDYELSIIQDMEFSDYFLIVWDFMRFAHQKGILTGPGRGSAAGSLVAYVLGITNVDPLKYDLLFERFLNPERISMPDIDIDFPDNRRDEVIQYVEQKYGREHTAQIITFGTLAARAAVRDCGRVLGIRNIDVDRVAKKIPIKPGMTLKKAYSQSEQLRNLIDRAEEYKRLYHIAEKIEGLPRHTSTHAAGIIISDKKLTDIVPVQGEHEDMLLTQYPMDDLESAGLLKMDFLGLRNLSLIESIRRLIRKKTGRDILVKDLPFDDAKTFALLGDGATTGIFQLESEGMRSVLKRLKPNDFEDIVAVNALYRPGPMEQIPDFIERKHGLKSVNYPHPILKPILEKTYGVIVYQEQIMQIASKMAQFSLGEADLLRRAVSKKKADVLQAQREHFVQGCLHNGYDEQVANEIYDLIVQFANYGFNRSHAVAYSMISYQLAYLKANYSLCFMAGLLSSVTGNEEKTAAYIAEAKADGLIVLQPSINHSFASFTVEGDSIRCSLPIIKNIGMKAVREILHQRQNGPFKDLFDFCSRVSLKVVNRKVLEALILSGSFDEFLQERSVLLASLDAAFDYIELAGEMDSGLFLGEEVVPKPNYNEAEPFELKDKLRMEKEVLGFYLSAHPVDEYETLMKSFHTSRIFDLKDKQVKSVVKMVVYLLETKIIETKKGEQMAFAKLNDASGEIDSVIFPDVYQQHRLFLKDDNIYLVEGIIEHRNGKVQINTKKIVPVSRLEGILHQKLYLKINEQNENPKLLNRMKRILQKHSGPVEVFLYYEKEKKTTKLPTAYSIFPSTDCINMLENLLGEKNLALVKR
- a CDS encoding NAD(P)-dependent malic enzyme; this translates as MHRVNGGKLEVKGKVEVKNAKDLSLAYSPGVAEPCKEIYDNKEKVYEYTMKGNTVAVVSDGTAVLGLGNIGPEASLPVMEGKALLFKSFAGVDAFPICLNTSDVDEIVETVKRLEPTFGGVNLEDIAAPNCFEIEERLKKETNIPIFHDDQHGTAIVTLAGLVNALKLVKKSESDIKVVMNGAGAAGIAIMKLLRSYGVRNIIMCDSSGAIFEGRPYGMNPVKEDIAKRTNTQKIEGTLKDVITEADVFIGVSVAGALTEEMIKTMNSDPIIFAMANPVPEIMPEKAKEAGAKVIGTGRSDFPNQVNNVLAFPGIFRGALDARATHINEEMKIAAVQAIAELIDEDELSADYVIPAPFDERVAPAVAAAVAKVAVETGVARREVSPEKVAEKTRQLSDITKQENE
- a CDS encoding FadR/GntR family transcriptional regulator → MKQKVYVEILQQLRNIIEEDGLQQDDKLPSERELAERLQVARSSVREALRSLELVGLIETRRGEGTFIKDARSNELIQVISAFVLQENQAQEDLKETIEILETQIMQLALGRINQEKALQLQQVFHTLQGNVQQSGLVHMRQHERFYRLLVEITDNYLLIRIWTMLNSYYQTVCGTDSPYHFSHYETAYQQLMSVKKVET
- the accD gene encoding acetyl-CoA carboxylase, carboxyltransferase subunit beta is translated as MLKDLFSKKKKYASVPSEEAKQSVPEGIMTKCPECKAIMYTKEIKKNLMVCPQCGHHHQLNAIDRIVSLVDEGTFEEFDKDMISNNPLGFPGYEDKLHKDMEKSDLNEAVVTGKGDVGGFSAVFAVMDARFRMGSMGSVVGEKITRAIEHAIEAKLPFIIFTASGGARMQEGALSLMQMAKTSAALKKLSDNQGLIISVMTHPTTGGVSASFASLGDYNFAEPKALIGFAGRRIIEQTIREKLPNDFQTTEFLMKHGQLDRVIPRSEMKETLTSVLDIHQTGGNM